In Ipomoea triloba cultivar NCNSP0323 chromosome 15, ASM357664v1, one genomic interval encodes:
- the LOC116005490 gene encoding protein ALP1-like yields MTIDEMVISFLHIIAHNIKNRVLKRQIARSGETVSRQFHAVLNSVLRLHDIMFRKPEPIPDNSTDDRWKWFKGCLGALDGTFIKVNVETVDRPRYRTRKGEIATNVLGVCTPDMHFIYVLPGWEGSAADGRVLRDAISRKNGLKVPQGNYYLCDAGYTNGDGFLAPYRGQRYHLNEWRQGYQPATAKEYFNMKHSQARNCIERCFGILKARWCILRDKSFYPVKTQCRIISACCILHNFIRSEMSIDPIEIEVPQTELDNDYEEELITHCETSSAWTEWRDKLADEMFTNWPSLHH; encoded by the exons ATGACAATAGATGAGATGGTAATATCCTTTCTTCATATAATTGCACACAACATTAAGAATAGAGTACTTAAACGCCAAATAGCAAGGTCTGGTGAGACTGTTAGTAGGCAATTTCATGCTGTTCTGAACTCCGTTTTAAGGCTACACGACATAATGTTTAGAAAGCCCGAGCCTATACCTGATAATTCAACCGATGATAGGTGGAAGTGGTTTAAG GGTTGCTTGGGAGCATTAGATGGCACTTTTATAAAGGTAAATGTGGAAACCGTTGATAGACCTAGGTACCGAACAAGGAAAGGTGAAATTGCTACCAATGTATTAGGTGTTTGCACACCAGACATGCATTTTATCTACGTATTACCGGGTTGGGAAGGATCTGCTGCCGATGGTAGAGTTTTGAGGGATGCAATTAGTAGGAAGAATGGCTTAAAGGTTCCTCAAg GGAATTACTATTTGTGTGATGCTGGATACACAAATGGGGATGGATTTTTGGCACCATATAGAGGTCAACGATATCACCTAAATGAATGGAGACAAGGATACCAACCTGCAACAGCTAAGGAATACTTCAATATGAAACACTCTCAAGCAAGAAATTGTATTGAGAGGTGTTTTGGCATATTAAAGGCTAGATGGTGTATTTTAAGAGATAAATCATTTTATCCCGTCAAAACTCAATGTAGGATTATATCTGCTTGTTGCATTCTCCATAATTTCATTAGGTCTGAAATGTCAATTGACCCTATAGAGATTGAAGTGCCTCAAACGGAGTTGGATAATGATTATGAGGAGGAACTAATAACACATTGTGAGACAAGTTCTGCTTGGACTGAATGGAGGGACAAATTAGCAGATGAGATGTTCACCAATTGGCCGTCATTGCATCATTGA
- the LOC116005856 gene encoding uncharacterized protein LOC116005856 gives MARMSMEESSKMRPTKKTSVIKRQWTKAEDAALIECLIDLSNDRSTKGDNGFKSGYLQQLEKMLQVKLPGSNIKATPHIESRYKLWRRQFLAIQEMLNKGSGFGWNDSEKCVTATKDVFEEWVKSHPTAAGLRNKPFPYLDELMAVWGNDHASGAGAETPADAVEELDQRGDNVDDFQVDWEIGEDEGLGQNEAEHNVDKADLSSCPSTNTANVKKQLTGKKRSRSDDGFNDLVAEIHDYVGAYKHVATYFQNESENNTRKMKIFEEIMQLPGFSTEEIMNAGEHILKDSHKLDTFFALPKELRSHYVVKQLSEINAYHPTFDFHCGDDV, from the exons ATGGCAAG AATGTCAATGGAAGAAAGTAGTAAAATGCGGCCTACAAAGAAAACTTCTGTTATTAAAAGGCAATGGACTAAAGCAGAAGATGCAGCTTTAATTGAATGTCTTATTGATTTGTCAAATGATCGAAGTACAAAGGGGGATAATGGATTCAAAAGTGGATACTTGCAGCAACTTGAGAAGATGCTTCAAGTGAAACTACCAGGATCAAACATTAAGGCCACCCCACACATTGAATCTCGCTATAAACTTTGGAGGAGGCAATTTCTTGCAATTCAAGAGATGCTAAACAAAGGAAGTGGGTTTGGATGGAATGATAGTGAGAAGTGTGTTACTGCTACCAAGGATGTTTTTGAGGAATGGGTTAAA agtCATCCTACTGCTGCTGGATTAAGGAACAAACCATTCCCATATTTAGATGAGTTGATGGCTGTTTGGGGAAATGATCATGCTTCAGGAGCTGGTGCAGAAACCCCAGCTGATGCAGTGGAAGAACTAGACCAAAGAGGAGACAATGTTGATGATTTCCAAGTGGATTGGGAAATTGGAGAAGATGAAGGATTAGGCCAGAATGAGGCAGAGCATAATGTTGATAAGGCTGACTTATCTTCTTGTCCCTCTACAAACACTGCCAATGTAAAAAAACAGCTTACTGGCAAGAAACGATCCAGAAGTGATGATGGCTTTAATGACTTGGTGGCAGAAATCCATGATTATGTAGGTGCATACAAACATGTGGCAACATACTTCCAGAATGAATCTGAGAACAACACTAGGAAGATGAAGATCTTTGAAGAGATAATGCAACTACCGGGATTTTCTACAGAAGAGATCATGAATGCTGGTGAACATATTCTGAAAGATTCACACAAGCTTGATACGTTCTTTGCTCTGCCAAAGGAGCTTAGGAGCCACTATGTGGTGAAACAATTATCTGAGATCAATGCATATCATCCAACCTTTGATTTTCATTGTGGAGATGATGTGTAG
- the LOC116007052 gene encoding calcium uptake protein, mitochondrial-like: MSTWSALRRSTPPLRRLSTFPHSQLCRFSTSPPAQSPPPPSLTATSNLCNNPNGDDSSAFLRWVSGIITTSVLSLAVYSYSSPSVSFADWATPAPATVTAVPSSSVDHCRPKFLFGDAFRRKVFFNYERRIRMRSPPEKVFEYFASFHGHDGEIFMTPADLMRAVVPVFPPSESNLVREGYLRGERDPGELQCAPSEFFMLFDTNSDGLISFKEYIFFVTLLSIPESSFSVAFKMFDRDCNGEIDLAEFKKVMGLMQSHNRQGAHHSDGLRAGHSLGGQVENGGLLEYLFGEDGKQRLQHDKFVQFLRDLHDEIIRLEFAHYDYKLRRTISAKDFALSMVASADLKHLGKLLRQVDHLDNNPQLRNIRISFDEFKSFAELRKRLLPFSLALFSYGEVNGLLTRSDFKRAASQVCGVNLTDNVIEIIFHVFDDNQDGSLSSDEFIRVLMKRETDVGHPTEAGVFNFINCCWNCSRNYRDKLLSMLTSD, encoded by the exons ATGTCCACCTGGTCAGCTCTCCGACGATCAACACCGCCTCTCCGCCGCCTCTCCACGTTCCCACACTCTCAGCTCTGCCGATTCTCCACCTCGCCGCCGGCGCAGTCACCTCCTCCCCCTTCCCTCACTGCCACATCAAACCTTTGCAATAATCCAAATGGCGACGACTCGTCGGCGTTTTTGAGGTGGGTCTCCGGGATCATCACCACCTCCGTTCTTTCTCTCGCTGTATATTCCTATTCTTCTCCATCCGTTTCCTTCGCCGACTGGGCAACACCGGCCCCCGCTACCGTTACTGCCGTCCCGTCGTCTTCTGTCGATCATTGTCGACCTAAGTTTCTCTTTGGAG ATGCTTTTAGAAGAAAAGTGTTTTTCAATTACGAGAGGCGCATTAGGATGCGAAGTCCTCCTGAAAAG GTTTTTGAGTACTTTGCGTCCTTTCATGGCCATGATGGAGAAATTTTTATGACACCAGCTGATTTGATGAGAGCAGTTGTTCCTGTCTTCCCTCCATCTGAATCCAACCTTGTGAGGGAGGGATATCTAAGGGGGGAAAGGGATCCTGGTGAACTCCAATGTGCTCCTTCAGAATTTTTTATGCTCTTTGATACAAACAGTGATGGCCTAATATCTTTTAAAGA gtatatattttttgttacaCTACTCAGTATCCCTGAATCAAGTTTCTCAGTGGCATTCAAGATGTTTGATCGTGATTGTAATGG AGAGATAGATTTAGCTGAATTCAAGAAAGTGATGGGGTTGATGCAATCCCACAATAGGCAAGGTGCTCATCATAGCGATGGACTTCGAGCAGGGCATAGTTTGGGTGGTCAAGTGGAAAATGGAGGCCTACTAGAGTACTTATTTGGGGAAGATGGGAAGCAGCGACTTCAACATGATAAATTTGTCCAGTTTTTAAGAGATCTGCATGATGAA ATTATAAGGTTGGAGTTTGCTCATTATGATTATAAGTTACGAAGAACCATATCAGCAAAGGATTTTGCACTGTCCATGGTTGCTTCTGCTGATTTAAAGCATTTGGGCAAGCTGCTTCGACAAGTTGATCATTTGGACAACAATCCACAATTAAGGAACATCCGTATCTCATTTGATGAATTCAAGAGTTTTGCAGAGCTGCGCAAAAGGTTACTTCCATTTTCACTGGCACTTTTCAGCTATGGGGAGGTAAACGGGCTTTTGACTAGAAGTGATTTTAAAAGAGCTGCTTCCCAA GTTTGCGGGGTGAATCTCACGGACAACGTGATAGAAATAATTTTCCATGTATTTGACGATAACCAAGATGGAAGTTTAAGCTCAGATGAGTTCATTAGGGTTCTAATGAAGCGGGAAACAGATGTTGGCCACCCTACAGAAGCTGGCGTGTTTAACTTCATCAATTGTTGTTGGAATTGTAGTCGAAACTATAGAGATAAGTTGCTCTCAATGTTAACCTCTGACTGA
- the LOC116006494 gene encoding protein PHOX1-like has product MGKPLGRKKSNVGGMKQQGKGGGDRTSKAFDEDTAVFINMSQELKEEGNRLFQRRDHEGAMLKYEKAIKLLPGNHIDVAYLRSNMAACYMHMGIGEYPRAINECNLAIEVAPKYTKALLKRAKCYEALNRLDLAWRDVNYVLNIEPNNLTALETADSIKMQMEEKGQKIEEKEIVLAPEYVTSSPSKSVKDKSKKRRSNKYDKKKVEEVGAKKVEEEDEKKTEDKAVVEEKISIKEEKVVTKNVKLVFGEDIRWAQLPVNCSIRYAREIVMDRFPNLKGALLKYRDEEGDLVTITTNDELRLAEASVDPQGSLRLYIAEVSPDKEPVYEMSVEESEELQSRNSKSSRVSEDDNTKVTGGGKKGPICVEEWIVQFARYFKNHVGIECDSYLDIHEIGMKLYSEAMEDTVTSENATPLFDIAAGKFQEMTALALFNWGNIHMSRARKRVHITEDDSTDSVLEQVKSAYEWVRKEYAMAGKRYKEAVELKPDFYEGLLALGQQQFEFAKLCWYYEIASGTELGTGPSAEVLDLYNKAEDSMERGMQIWEEMEEERLNGLSKCEEHKALLRKMGLDGLLKDVTPEESEERAANMRSQIYLLWGTLLYERSVMEYKLNLPTWEECLEVAVEKFELAGASQTDIAVMIKNHNSNDTALEGFKIDEIVQAWNEMYDSNRWRIGVPAFRLEPLFRRRVPHLQSVLETY; this is encoded by the exons ATGGGAAAGCCTCTTGGGAGAAAGAAGAGTAATGTTGGGGGCATGAAGCAGCAGGGGAAGGGTGGAGGGGATCGAACCTCGAAGGCGTTTGACGAGGACACGGCTGTCTTCATCAACATGTCTCAAGAGCTGAAGGAGGAAGGGAACAGGTTGTTTCAGAGGCGGGATCACGAGGGTGCAATGTTGAAGTATGAGAAAGCCATTAAATTGCTTCCGGGGAATCATATCGATGTTGCTTACTTGCGCAGCAACATGGCGGCTTGCTATATGCACATGGGAATTGGCGAGTACCCACGGGCAATAAACGAATGCAATTTGGCGATTGAAGTTGCTCCCAAGTATACCAAAGCTCTGTTGAAGAGAGCAAAGTGTTACGAGGCTTTGAATAGGCTAGATTTGGCTTGGAGGGACGTGAACTATGTCTTGAACATCGAACCTAATAATTTGACTGCGTTGGAGACTGCTGATTCAATAAAAATGCAAATGGAAGAGAAGGGTCAAAAGATTGAAGAAAAGGAGATCGTCTTGGCTCCCGAATATGTTACTTCATCTCCTAGCAAGTCAGTGAAAGATAAGTCGAAAAAGAGGAGGAGTAATAAGTATGATAAGAAGAAAGTCGAGGAAGTTGGGGCAAAGAAGGTTGAAGAGGAGGATGAGAAGAAGACTGAGGACAAGGCGGTGGTAGAGGAGAAGATAAGCATTAAGGAAGAAAAAGTAGTCACAAAGAATGTGAAATTGGTATTCGGGGAGGATATAAGATGGGCACAGTTACCCGTTAACTGCAGTATACGATATGCAAGAGAAATAGTTATGGATCGATTCCCTAATCTGAAGGGTGCACTTCTTAAGTATCGGGATGAAGAAGGTGACTTGGTGACCATTACAACAAACGACGAGCTCAGGTTAGCTGAAGCATCTGTTGATCCTCAGGGTTCGTTAAGGCTCTACATTGCAGAAGTTAGCCCCGATAAAGAACCAGTGTATGAAATGAGTGTCGAGGAAAGTGAAGAACTGCAGAGCAGAAATAGCAAATCATCTAGAGTTTCTGAGGATGATAATACTAAAGTAACGGGCGGTGGTAAAAAAGGGCCAATCTGTGTTGAGGAATGGATAGTCCAATTTGCACGCTATTTTAAGAATCATGTTGGCATTGAATGTGATTCATATTTGGATATTCATGAGATTGGAATGAAGCTATACTCAGAAGCTATGGAGGATACTGTTACAAGTGAAAATGCAACACCTCTTTTTGACATCGCTGCAGGAAAGTTCCAAGAAATGACAGCTTTGGCATTGTTTAATTGGGGAAATATTCACATGTCAAGGGCAAGGAAGCGGGTACACATTACAGAAGACGACTCGACAGATTCAGTCTTGGAACAGGTTAAATCTGCTTATGAGTGGGTACGGAAAGAATATGCAATGGCTGGAAAAAGGTATAAAGAAGCTGTAGAACTCAAACCGGACTTCTACGAAGGCCTTCTTGCACTTGGACAACAACAATTTGAGTTTGCAAAACTATGTTGGTATTATGAAATCGCGAGTGGAACTGAGTTAGGGACTGGGCCATCTGCTGAAGTCCTGGATCTGTATAACAAGGCCGAGGATAGtatggaaagagggatgcagaTATGGGAGGAGATGGAAGAAGAACGCCTTAACGGACTCTCCAAATGTGAAGAACATAAAGCTCTGTTGCGGAAAATGGGTTTGGATGGGCTACTCAAAGATGTCACACCCGAAGAATCTGAAGAGCGAGCTGCAAACATGAGGTCTCAGATTTACCTGTTGTGGGGTACTTTGCTGTACGAGCGTTCTGTTATGGAGTATAAGCTGAATTTGCCAACTTGGGAAGAATGCTTAGAAGTTGCAGTTGAAAAGTTTGAGCTAGCCGGAGCTTCTCAAACAGATATTGCAGTCATGATAAAGAACCACAATTCTAATGATACTGCATTGGAAG GTTTCAAGATTGACGAGATAGTACAAGCGTGGAATGAGATGTATGATAGTAATAGGTGGCGCATTGGTGTCCCGGCTTTCCGGCTAGAACCATTGTTCCGTCGACGGGTTCCTCACCTTCAGTCAGTGTTGGAGActtattaa